The Argopecten irradians isolate NY chromosome 4, Ai_NY, whole genome shotgun sequence genome has a window encoding:
- the LOC138322351 gene encoding uncharacterized protein, which yields MYGPFDTLPFSEYRVSPLGVSIGKYSGKERLILDLSAPHNDLGVSVNETIDKDSCSMSYVKVDDAIRVIIASGVGAWLCKFDIADAFKICPIKPAQWPLFCIKWNSSYYFYVRITFGCRSSPKIFDTLSQAICYIAVHNYKVSHILHLLDDFLTIDKPDNIGERNMAIMTTIFKRLNIPLSVKKTVGPTTCLEYLGIILDSQKMEARLPADKVQRICDCIKDLEQKTVCTKRQLLQLLGHLNFASRIILPGRSFVSYLINLSTTAKDLHDFVHLNKECRTDLTFWLTFLQQWNGVNMFYNQHLIDSPELDLYTDASATLGFGGYYHGKWFSSSWPLDIPEVKEKSLSIAYKELYPIVVAAILWGKYWAKQQIVFWCDNEATVAIVDDVGVAGCDYCKEDTEDDDATVECWTFGCIGAEYYYENYGIKGNNVGLIRCVEIVLADGVTPEEKLEAMGVLELDASKGFISEKDSRLSSLHTLH from the exons ATGTATGGTCCATTCGATACATTACCATTTAGTGAATATCGTGTGAGCCCTCTCGGTGTTAGTATAGGAAAATATTCGGGGAAAGAACGACTTATACTAGATTTGTCAGCTCCACACAACGACCTAGGTGTTAGTGTTAACGAGACTATCGACAAAGACTCTTGCTCAATGTCCTACGTCAAAGTTGATGACGCTATCCGTGTTATAATCGCAAGTGGCGTAGGAGCTTGGTTGTGTAAATTTGATATTGCAGATGCATTTAAAATTTGTCCTATCAAACCAGCTCAGTGGCCGCTTTTTTGTATAAAATGGAACTCGTCTTACTATTTCTACGTGAGAATAACGTTTGGCTGTCGATCTAGCCCGAAGATCTTTGACACTTTATCGCAAGCTATTTGCTACATAGCAGTTCATAACTATAAAGTCAGTCACATCCTACATTTGCTGGATGATTTTTTGACCATAGACAAACCGGACAATATCGGAGAAAGAAACATGGCTATTATGACTACCATTTTCAAAAGACTAAACATTCCTCTATCTGTTAAAAAGACAGTGGGCCCTACAACCTGTCTGGAATACCTAGGTATTATTTTAGACTCGCAGAAAATGGAAGCCCGTTTACCGGCAGATAAAGTACAACGTATCTGTGACTGCATCAAGGATTTGGAGCAAAAAACAGTATGTACTAAAAGGCAGTTACTACAACTCTTAGGTCACCTAAACTTTGCTTCGCGCATCATACTACCTGGTCGGTCTTTCGTGTCTTACTTAATAAATCTGTCCACTACTGCGAAAGACTTACATGACTTCGTCCATCTGAATAAAGAGTGTCGTACCGATCTCACCTTTTGGCTGACTTTTCTCCAACAATGGAATGGTGTAAATATGTTCTATAACCAACACCTTATTGACAGCCCCGAACTCGACCTTTACACAGATGCATCCGCTACCTTAGGATTCGGAGGCTATTACCATGGCAAATGGTTTTCATCCTCCTGGCCATTAGATATCCCGGAAGTTAAAGAAAAGTCTTTATCTATCGCATATAAAGAACTCTATCCGATCGTTGTAGCAGCTATCCTGTGGGGAAAATACTGGGCTAAACAACAGATAGTGTTTTGGTGTGACAACGAAGCCACTGTAGCTATA GTTGATGATGTTGGTGTAGCTGGCTGTGATTACTGTAAGGAGGATACTGAAGATGATGATGCCACTGTAGAATGCTG GACCTTTGGCTGTATTGGTGCTGAATATTACTACGAA AACTATGGCATTAAAGGAAACAATGTTGGTCTAATAAG GTGTGTAGAGATTGTTTTAGCCGATGGAGTAACTCCCGAGGAAAAGCTTGAGGCGATGGGTGTTCTAGAACTGGATGCATCCAagggatttataagtgagaaggattcgcgACTGTCCTCATTACACACCCTACACTAA